A region of Lycium barbarum isolate Lr01 chromosome 3, ASM1917538v2, whole genome shotgun sequence DNA encodes the following proteins:
- the LOC132633133 gene encoding uncharacterized protein LOC132633133, which yields MAFRSSNLWKSMATRVSVNSGFAKSNITKLRSYASTAEHADAKPRGLKGEFVPVYVALGLIALSVGFGVHTATHQLKRAPNVSLKKSRRETVPEVAEPDSVVDDGNSFIKKSFFRKVAHVQDFDNQSVMPDPMRGDVLAREPHAETLKSVGVNPNQKL from the exons ATGGCATTCAGGTCTTCG AATTTGTGGAAATCTATGGCTACTCGTGTTAGCGTAAATTCTGGTTTTGCAAAATCAAATATTACCAAATTGAGGTCATATGCCAGTACTGCTGAGCATGCAGACGCTAAGCCCAG GGGACTGAAAGGAGAGTTTGTTCCAGTGTATGTGGCGCTGGGACTAATAGCACTATCCGTGGGTTTTGGGGTACATACAGCCACGCATCAGCTGAAGCGGGCGCCCAATGTCTCCTTGAAGAAATCAAGGAGAGAAACTGTACCGGAAGTCGCCGAACCGGATAGTGTTGTGGATGATGGAAACAGCTTCATAAAGAAATCTTTCTTCCGAAAGGTGGCTCATGTCCAGGATTTTGATAATCAATCTGTCATGCCTGATCCCATGCGTGGGGATGTCCTAGCTAG GGAACCTCATGCTGAGACGTTGAAATCTGTTGGGGTGAATCCCAATCAGAAATTGTAG
- the LOC132634318 gene encoding uncharacterized protein LOC132634318: MAFRSVSSLKSALNQLKGSSSLNYATAATSKLKAASPFQLKETVPKSRKGDFVPVCVALGMIGLSASFGLHTAMHQLRRAPNVYVKKSRRETLPEIMEPEHVAEEAEKFVNKSLFRKVAHIQDRASRLVIPDPRGDVYTKKPGVEALKTIGVDPSL; encoded by the exons ATGGCTTTTAGATCAGTG TCTTCTCTAAAGTCCGCACTGAATCAGTTGAAGGGAAGCTCATCACTAAACTACGCAACAGCTGCCACTTCAAAACTTAAGGCAGCTTCTCCCTTCCAACTCAAAGAGACTGTGCCCAA GTCCCGGAAAGGAGACTTTGTGCCAGTATGTGTAGCTCTAGGGATGATCGGACTATCTGCGAGTTTCGGGCTGCACACGGCGATGCATCAGCTGAGGCGAGCCCCTAATGTATATGTGAAGAAATCAAGAAGGGAAACTCTGCCAGAGATAATGGAACCAGAACATGTTGCAGAAGAGGCCGAAAAGTTTGTCAATAAATCATTATTCCGAAAGGTGGCTCACATTCAGGATCGTGCTAGCAGGCTTGTCATTCCTGATCCTCGTGGCGACGTTTATACTAA GAAGCCAGGTGTGGAGGCCTTGAAGACTATAGGAGTGGATCCGAGTCTGTAA
- the LOC132633135 gene encoding sucrose nonfermenting 4-like protein isoform X1, with protein MVQVTFTWRYGGTQVFLCGSFNGWSEQILMNLVEGSAVVFQRNVDLPPGYHKYKFLVDGIWQVDQEKLCVQDEYGAINNLVFVKDTDSTPSALPREDAQSMMVSGFARNMYLEASSSRGLQLKPVMQLSNNEINVSRHRLFIFLSSFQAYELIPSSGKVFALDTEVAVKQAFHIMYEQGLAVMPLWDERNAMISGMLTASDFILILLKLHEGHSMLTNDDLEMHTVSVWKYRKFQLHAEVSGAMIPPNRTVLLQADPDESLKDVALTLLQNKISAVPVLHSAEDGSCSQLLHTACLAGILNHTCRHFRHSLDYLPLLQQPVGNLPLGTWAREVGGRASSRVLLTLHSRDLLGSALKLLIEGEISSIPIIDDNGALINVYSRSDITSLARGNLYARFRLDQMIMTQALEVLDEASRDRCRTCTRSDSLYKIMELLSDPIVRRVVIIDPNSRHVEGIITLRDVFNLILG; from the exons ATGGTACAAGTTACTTTTACATGGCGCTATGGTGGTACTCAAGTTTTTCTTTGTGGTTCCTTTAATGG CTGGAGTGAGCAGATACTGATGAATTTGGTGGAAGGTTCGGCCGTCGTTTTTCAGAGGAATGTTGATCTTCCACCAGGATATCATAAG TACAAATTCTTGGTTGATGGCATCTGGCAAGTCGACCAGGAAAAGCTTTGTGTTCAGGATGAGTATGGTGCAATCAACAACTTAGTATTTGTGAAGGACACGGATTCCACGCCTTCTGCCTTACCGAGAGAGGATGCTCAGTCGATGATGGTCTCGGGTTTTGCTAGAAATATGTATTTAGAG GCTTCATCATCACGCGGACTACAGCTTAAACCAGTCATGCAGTTGTCAAACAATGAAATAAATGTTTCCCGCCATCGTCTATTCATATTCTTGTCATCTTTCCAAGCATATGAGCTGATTCCAAGTTCAGGAAAG GTCTTTGCATTAGATACTGAAGTGGCTGTGAAACAGGCTTTTCATATCATGTATGAACAG GGACTTGCAGTGATGCCTCTTTGGGATGAGCGGAATGCGATGATCTCGGGAATGCTTACTGCTTCTGATTTCATTTTGATCTTGTTGAAG CTCCACGAAGGTCATTCAATGCTGACCAACGATGATCTTGAAATGCACACGGTTTCAGTTTGGAAATACAGAAAATTCCAACTGCATGCAGAAGTGTCAGGGGCTATGATACCTCCAAACAGAACGGTGTTACTGCAA GCTGATCCTGATGAGTCACTGAAAGACGTGGCGCTAACATTATTACAAAATAAGATATCTGCAGTTCCAGTTTTACATTCAGCAGAAGACGGGTCATGTTCGCAGTTGTTGCATACTGCATGCCTTGCTGGAATATTAAACC ACACGTGCAGGCATTTTAGACACTCTCTAGACTATCTGCCTCTTCTACAACAACCAGTGGGTAATCTTCCATTAGGCACCTGGGCGAGAGAAGTTGGTGGAAGGGCAAGCAGCCGTGTGTTATTGACATTACACAGCCGAGATCTCCTTGGTTCTGCTCTTAAATTATTAATAGAAG GTGAAATAAGCTCAATACCCATCATTGATGATAATGGAGCGCTTATAAATGTGTACTCTCGGAG TGATATAACCTCTTTGGCAAGAGGCAATTTGTATGCACGCTTTCGGCTTGACCAGATGATAATGACTCAA GCCCTGGAGGTCCTAGATGAAGCATCCCGTGATCGTTGTAGGACATGCACACGTTCTGATTCACTGTATAAGATAATGGAGCTCCTTTCAGATCCAA TTGTGCGGCGGGTTGTGATCATTGATCCCAATAGCCGGCATGTAGAAGGCATAATCACTTTGAGAGATGTGTTTAATCTTATTTTAGGCTGA
- the LOC132633135 gene encoding sucrose nonfermenting 4-like protein isoform X2 — protein MNLVEGSAVVFQRNVDLPPGYHKYKFLVDGIWQVDQEKLCVQDEYGAINNLVFVKDTDSTPSALPREDAQSMMVSGFARNMYLEASSSRGLQLKPVMQLSNNEINVSRHRLFIFLSSFQAYELIPSSGKVFALDTEVAVKQAFHIMYEQGLAVMPLWDERNAMISGMLTASDFILILLKLHEGHSMLTNDDLEMHTVSVWKYRKFQLHAEVSGAMIPPNRTVLLQADPDESLKDVALTLLQNKISAVPVLHSAEDGSCSQLLHTACLAGILNHTCRHFRHSLDYLPLLQQPVGNLPLGTWAREVGGRASSRVLLTLHSRDLLGSALKLLIEGEISSIPIIDDNGALINVYSRSDITSLARGNLYARFRLDQMIMTQALEVLDEASRDRCRTCTRSDSLYKIMELLSDPIVRRVVIIDPNSRHVEGIITLRDVFNLILG, from the exons ATGAATTTGGTGGAAGGTTCGGCCGTCGTTTTTCAGAGGAATGTTGATCTTCCACCAGGATATCATAAG TACAAATTCTTGGTTGATGGCATCTGGCAAGTCGACCAGGAAAAGCTTTGTGTTCAGGATGAGTATGGTGCAATCAACAACTTAGTATTTGTGAAGGACACGGATTCCACGCCTTCTGCCTTACCGAGAGAGGATGCTCAGTCGATGATGGTCTCGGGTTTTGCTAGAAATATGTATTTAGAG GCTTCATCATCACGCGGACTACAGCTTAAACCAGTCATGCAGTTGTCAAACAATGAAATAAATGTTTCCCGCCATCGTCTATTCATATTCTTGTCATCTTTCCAAGCATATGAGCTGATTCCAAGTTCAGGAAAG GTCTTTGCATTAGATACTGAAGTGGCTGTGAAACAGGCTTTTCATATCATGTATGAACAG GGACTTGCAGTGATGCCTCTTTGGGATGAGCGGAATGCGATGATCTCGGGAATGCTTACTGCTTCTGATTTCATTTTGATCTTGTTGAAG CTCCACGAAGGTCATTCAATGCTGACCAACGATGATCTTGAAATGCACACGGTTTCAGTTTGGAAATACAGAAAATTCCAACTGCATGCAGAAGTGTCAGGGGCTATGATACCTCCAAACAGAACGGTGTTACTGCAA GCTGATCCTGATGAGTCACTGAAAGACGTGGCGCTAACATTATTACAAAATAAGATATCTGCAGTTCCAGTTTTACATTCAGCAGAAGACGGGTCATGTTCGCAGTTGTTGCATACTGCATGCCTTGCTGGAATATTAAACC ACACGTGCAGGCATTTTAGACACTCTCTAGACTATCTGCCTCTTCTACAACAACCAGTGGGTAATCTTCCATTAGGCACCTGGGCGAGAGAAGTTGGTGGAAGGGCAAGCAGCCGTGTGTTATTGACATTACACAGCCGAGATCTCCTTGGTTCTGCTCTTAAATTATTAATAGAAG GTGAAATAAGCTCAATACCCATCATTGATGATAATGGAGCGCTTATAAATGTGTACTCTCGGAG TGATATAACCTCTTTGGCAAGAGGCAATTTGTATGCACGCTTTCGGCTTGACCAGATGATAATGACTCAA GCCCTGGAGGTCCTAGATGAAGCATCCCGTGATCGTTGTAGGACATGCACACGTTCTGATTCACTGTATAAGATAATGGAGCTCCTTTCAGATCCAA TTGTGCGGCGGGTTGTGATCATTGATCCCAATAGCCGGCATGTAGAAGGCATAATCACTTTGAGAGATGTGTTTAATCTTATTTTAGGCTGA
- the LOC132633134 gene encoding pentatricopeptide repeat-containing protein At5g61800 has protein sequence MVQIRYNQSLSYLIFTLKHQCKTISQIQQVHVQAITNGHLLSFNNSTLTLTQILHSFTSLLSSSLPLQPTIQNRTHYITSIFNLINNPSTFCYNTIIRAHTLLFSPNNSFLYFIKMRRISVPPDSHTFPFVLKACALMNSLILGRTIHCQALKFGFLVDVFVCNNLVHVYTVSGGITDAHKVFDESCYRDVVSYNLIIDGYVKGGEIGKAREVFDEMPVRDKVSWGTLLAGYAKMNQCKEALELFDRMMSLNVKFDNVALVSALSACAQLGELEKGKTIHDYIKRKGIAIDSYLCTGLVDLYAKCGCIEVAREIFETNLEKKVFTWNAMLVGLAMHGHGKLLFDYFEKMVETGVKPDGVTFLALLVGCNHAGLVHEARRLFGEMEGVYGVCRELKHYGCMADLLARAGLIKEATEMIEAMPMAGDVFVWGGLLGGCRMHGHVELAVKAAENVMEVKPEDGGVYSILANVFADAGRWDDLVNIRRRRDCAKIKKNAGCSLIQLNGVTHEFISWDDLHPQSDEIYSI, from the coding sequence ATGGTTCAAATAAGGTACAACCAATCATTATCCTACTTGATATTCACACTAAAACATCAATGCAAAACCATTTCACAAATTCAACAAGTTCATGTTCAAGCCATTACCAATGGCCACCTCCTCTCTTTCAATAATTCCACACTTACCCTCACTCAAATCCTTCATTCTTTCACttcccttctttcttcttctcttcctTTACAACCCACCATTCAAAATCGCACTCATTATATCACCTCCATTTTCAACCTCATTAATAACCCATCAACTTTCTGTTACAACACTATTATTAGAGCCCATACACTTCTTTTTTCCCCAAATAATTCTTTTTTATACTTCATCAAAATGCGAAGAATTTCAGTTCCACCTGATTCACATACTTTTCCTTTTGTTCTCAAAGCTTGTGCTTTAATGAATTCTTTAATCTTGGGTAGGACCATTCATTGTCAAGCATTGAAGTTTGGGTTTTTAGTTGATGTGTTTGTGTGTAACAATCTTGTTCATGTGTATACTGTTAGTGGCGGCATTACTGATGCACATAAGGTGTTTGATGAAAGTTGTTATAGAGATGTTGTTTCTTATAATTTGATTATTGATGGGTATGTTAAAGGTGGTGAGATTGGGAAAGCAAGGGaagtgtttgatgaaatgcctgtGAGAGATAAAGTTTCTTGGGGCACTCTTTTGGCTGGATATGCAAAAATGAACCAGTGTAAAGAGGCGCTTGAGCTATTTGATCGAATGATGTCGTTAAATGTGAAGTTTGATAACGTTGCGTTGGTTTCTGCTCTCTCAGCTTGTGCACAACTCGGGGAACTAGAAAAGGGGAAGACGATACATGATTATATTAAAAGGAAGGGGATTGCGATAGATTCGTACTTGTGTACTGGCTTGGTTGATCTGTATGCTAAATGTGGTTGCATTGAGGTTGCTAGGGAGATATTCGAGACAAACTTGGAAAAGAAGGTGTTTACTTGGAATGCTATGTTAGTTGGATTAGCAATGCATGGTCATGGAAAACTATTATTTGATTACTTTGAAAAAATGGTGGAGACTGGTGTTAAGCCTGATGGGGTGACTTTCTTGGCGTTGTTGGTGGGATGTAACCATGCTGGTCTTGTTCATGAAGCTAGGAGGTTATTCGGAGAAATGGAAGGGGTTTATGGTGTTTGTCGAGAACTAAAACATTATGGATGCATGGCGGATTTGCTGGCACGTGCAGGGTTGATTAAAGAAGCTACGGAGATGATAGAAGCGATGCCAATGGCTGGTGACGTGTTTGTCTGGGGCGGTTTGCTTGGTGGGTGTAGGATGCATGGGCACGTTGAGCTAGCAGTGAAAGCTGCTGAAAATGTGATGGAGGTGAAACCTGAAGATGGTGGGGTTTATTCAATCTTGGCGAATGTATTTGCAGATGCTGGCCGTTGGGACGACTTGGTTAATATAAGGAGAAGAAGAGACTGTGCGAAGATCAAGAAGAATGCTGGTTGTAGTTTGATTCAATTGAATGGAGTGACACATGAGTTTATTTCATGGGATGACTTGCACCCTCAAAGCGACGAGATATATTCTATTTGA